Within the Salinimonas marina genome, the region GCACCAATGGCTACTGGTTCAAATGGTAATCGATTACACCGCCATTTTGTAGTTTTATATTGGCCGGACGATACGTCTCACTCAAACAAAGACCCAGAAAATTACAAAAAAACTTATTTAAAACAGGGCATAAAAACAATATTCCGGTCATGTCCAGAACCTGCAAAGCAGGTAAACGGAACGTAAATTTTATGTTGTTGACTTTGGTTTCGGTTTATCTGAACATAATAATGGAAATCGGTTACATTTCATGTTTATTCACAAAAATCATTAGGTGGTCGCTGACAGATGAGCGGTATTCAGAGCCATCACATGTTCAATCCTGGAGGAAAACCCATGAAATCAGGTTATGTGTGGTTTAAGAAGCATCGTGTTGCCCTGGCGATGGCCCTGTTGGCAGGCCCAAGTTTTTCGGTGATGGCCCAAATAGAAGGGGCGACCTTACGGGGCGAGTATACCGATACCTCATCTTCACCCCAGGGCGTGGTGGTGATTGCCCGTGATAAAGAACGCGGTTATGTAAGAAAAACCACCACCCGGGAAGATGGTTCTTATGTGTTGGTGGGGTTAAAACCCGGAACCTACACCGTGACGGTGAAAGATGAAGTTGAAAGCATCACCTTAAGAATCGGCCAAACGGCCGAACTGGACTTTGGGGGGGATCCCAGCGCACCATCGTCAATCGAACATATCACGGTTTCAGGTTCACGTATCCAGAACTATGTTGGCGGTGAGGTGGGCACGAATATCACCCCGGAAATGTTGAAGCGCTTGCCGCAGAACAACCGAAATTTTCTGGCCTTTGCCGATCTTGCCCCAGGGGTACAAGTGAATACCGGGGCCGATGGCAGCGTGAGTTTGCGCGGTGGGGCTCAGCATCAAAGAAATGTGAATGTATTTTTAGATGGGGTCAGTCAAAAAGATTATGTATTAAAAGGCGGGGTCACGGGGCAGGACTCCAGTCGCGGCAATCCGTTTCCTCAAAGTGCCATTGGTGAATATAAAGTCATCACACAAAATTACAAAGCCGAATATGATCAGGTGGGCAGCACGGCGATAACCGCGGTTAGCCGGTCAGGCACCAATACCTTTGAAGGTGAGGTGTTTGTTGATTATACCGACGAAGGGTTACGGGAAGCTGAGCCCAATGAAATCAACGGCAAATCCCGGTCAATGATTCGGCATACCGGGGTGACCTTCGCCGGGCCCATTATTCAGGACCGGCTACACTTTATCGCGGCCTTCGAACGCAAGACTATCGACCAGCCGTTTGATGTAAACGGCGGCAATGGCATCGATTTTGTTACCTTGCCAGCGGCTTACGAGGAGTATCTGGGCAGATTCACGTCTGGTTTTGAAGAAGATTTGTTTTTTGGCAAAATCGACTGGCAGATTAATCAGGATCAGGCGCTGGAGTTATCCGCCAAGGTCAGGGATGAAGCTGATGACTCTGGGTTTGGCGGCGCCAATACCCGTGCCTACGGCGTTAGCCGGGAGGTACAAGATGAACGCTTTCACATTAAACACACCTATATTCAGGACCAGTGGCAAAATGAGCTGAGACTGACCTATGAAGATTCTTCCTGGAGCCCCCGTGCTATCACGCCTGAGCCGGGCATCTTGCTGCAAACCGCGCAGCAGGAAAGTATTCTTAATCTTGGCGGCAATGGTGATTTCCAGGATAAGGGGCAGCGGGGCTGGGGCATTCAGAACGACTTCACCTGGCTCGATTTAGAATGGCACGGCTACCATGTGGTCAAAGTCGGGTTTAAATACAAAAATATCGAGTTGCGCACATTACAGCAGCAACCGCTCACGCCGCAGTATAAATACAATGTGGAATTTAACGGGCAGGGGACGTTTGAACCGGTGCAGCCTTATGAAGTGAGATGGGGTGTGCCCGCCGCCAATTCTGCCGGTGGCGCCATTACCGCCGATACCCGTCAGTTTGGGATCTATCTGCAAGATGACTGGGAAGTCACGCAACGATTGACGCTGAATATCGGGGTGCGCTGGGACTACGAAGAAACCCCCAGTTACAAGGATTATGAAACCCCGCCAGAATTGGTGTCAGCCCTTCGAAACTGGCCAAACATCGACAACGCCAATTACGACATAGAAAACTACATCAGCACCGGTAGCGAACGGGACTATTTTACCGGGGCCTGGCAACCTCGTTTAGGCTTTAGTTATATTCTGGATGAGGCTGAAGATCATATGCTGTTTGGTGGTGTAGGACGCTCTTACGATCGCAACCAGTTCGATTTTCTGCAACTGGAAAGAAGTGCCGGTTCATTTGCCTCTGTGAGCTATCTGTTTGCCGGCGATCCCGACAATCCTTGTGATCTCAGTGCGGCTAACTGTGTCGCCTGGGATCCGGCCTATTTAACCCAGGAGGGGCTGGATAATCTCATCAGCAGTGTGGATGTTAAGGGGGAACGTTTCCTGTTAAACAACGATTTAGATGTGCCTTATTCTGATCAGTTTAGTTTAGGCATACGCAGCTTTTTTGGTGACTGGAGCACCGAAGTCAGTATCGCTCATATCAAAAGCAAAAACGGGTTTAACTGGGTGCTGGGCAACCGGCGTGAAAACGGTCAGTTTTTTGAAGACGACAAAAACTGGGGGTCGCCCTGGGCCTTCGGGGTACCAGGCTGGGGTAACTTATTACTGGCCGTCAATGAAGGGGAAACCAAAGCCAATAATGTATATGTGAAGCTGAATCGCGCCTTCAAAGACGGCTGGAGTTTTAATCTTGCCTATACCTTTACCGATGCCCAGGAAAACCGGGTGTACAGCGAGGTCTTTGCGTTGGATTATGCGTCGGTCAGTGACTATGGCTGGAGTGATGCCACCGGTGTTTCGGATCATCGGGTGGTGGTATCCGGCTCCTATGACCTGCCGTGGAATATTGTCGCCACCGGTAAATTTACCTGGTCGTCGCCGCGTACCTATCAAAATCTGGTGTGTGTTGATGATGCCTGTGCTTATCAACGCACCCAACCCCGGGACAGCGACTATCACCGGTTCGACCTCGCTTTAAGCAAAAATTTTGCTTCTGAGTTTTTGTTAAAAGACTCTGCTTTCTGGGTGCGGCTGGATGTTCAGAACCTGTTCAACACCACCAATTACCACGACTTTTATCTGAACCCGGCTGAAGCCAATTATCAGCAAGCCAATCTTAACAGCAGTACGCAAGGCGGTAAGCGACAGCTTAAATTATCGGCAGGGTGGGAATTTTAAGCAGCACTGCCGCTCCGGCACCGATATTTTGTTACACAGTCAGGTAAGAAAAGAAAAATGAAGAAGATCATCACTATTGCACTCACATGGGCATTGGCGTGTTGGGTACAGGCACAGTCCCAATTTTTACTGACCGGCTATGACAGTCATATCGAGTTAGAGTGGGAGCGCCTTCACGCTGCCAACAGCACCTACCTTGTAGAAGCCAGTGTGGATGGCAAAAACTGGGAAACCCGGTTTGTCACCGAAGACACCCGGGTGCTCGATTTTGTCAGGGATATTGCCGACAATGTGTCCCTTCAGTATCGGTTAAAACGCCAGCAAGAGGAGGGCGGCAGAATTTTACTGGCGGAAGGCTCGGCCAGGATACGGGATTTTAGTGATGATGAACTGATGGAGATGGTGCAAAAATACACCTTCAGATATTTTTGGGAGTATGCCGAGCCCAATACGGGCTGGGCGCGCGAGCGAAAACCGCGCCTGCCAAATGTCGATATCGTTACCACCGGCGGCACCGGGTTTGGTATTGCCTCTATCATTACTGCCGCGCAGCGTGGATGGGTTTCCCGGGAGCAGGCCGTGGCCCGGATGGCCAAAATTGTAGACACCCTGGACGGTTTTGAGCGCTTTCATGGTATGTGGGCCCATTGGTATGACGCGAAAACAGGCGAAGTGTTTAATTTCAGTGCGTTCGACGATGGCGGTGATGTGGTGGAGTCGGCGTTTATGGCGCAGGGAATGTTAACGGCGCGGCAGTATTTCAATGCAGATACCGCCGCGGAAACCCGTTTACGGGCGACCATCACCCGGCTCTGGGAAGAAATGGAATGGGACTGGTACACGCAAAACGAAAATGTCCTTTACTGGCACTGGTCAAAAAACTACGACTGGATAATGGACCACAAAATTACCGGCTATAACGAGTCTTTAATTGCCTATATTCTGGCTGCCTCTTCGCCCACGCATCCTATCAGACCTGAGGTCTACCACGAAGGTTGGGCCAGCTGGGACGCCAATACCTTCAGAAATTATGAAGACTATTATGGGATGGCGTTGCCGTTGGGTCAGCGCGCGACCAAGGGTGGCCCGTTATTTTTTGCCCATTACAGCTTTATGGGGCTGGACCCCAGAGGGCTGCGTGATCAATACGCCAACTATTGGGAGCAAAATAAACGCCATACCCTGATTAACCGTGCTTACTGCATTGATAATCCCTACGGCTGGGCGGGGTATTCTGAGGAGTTATGGGGGTTGAGTGCCGGCGATATGGTGCCCGCCGGCTACACGGCGCACGCCCCGGGCGCGCAGCGCGACCATGGCACCATTCAGCCGACTGCCGCGTTATCCTCCATGCCCTATACGCCGGATGAGTCGATGAAGGTGCTGCGTAATCTGTACCGCAATCATGGCAAATATCTGTTTGGTGAAATGGGTTTTTATGATGGCTTGAATCTGAGCTTTTCAAGCGCGGCAGAAGAGCAGGTGCGCTATACCTATCTGGCTATTGACCAGGGACCCATCGTGGGGATGATTGAAAACCATCGTAGTGGCTTGTTATGGCAGGCCTTTATGGCCAATACCGAAATTCTTGATGGATTGACCCGGCTGGGATTTTCCATCGATCAGCGGCATCAGGCCGAGCTGTTGAGCCAGAACCAGGCGCAAAACGCTGCCACAGAGTAAAGAAAACCTCTCACTGACTATTGAATTACGGCACAATAAAGCCAGATATAAGCAATAGTATCCGGTGAGAGGCAATTTTGATCCATCAATGGTTTACCCCTGCACAACACAACCACTGGGCTGACTGGTTTTTAAAGGAACGGCACCGTTTTACCATTACCGGGTTGAGCCGCAGCGGTAAATCGATGTTGTTCACCAGCCTGATGACCATGCTCAAATTTCGTAGTGAAGGAAAGTATGACTGTCTGCCTTTGCTTGAGCACCTGCCCATGGAGCTGGTGGAGCATATGTGGGTGGAGCCGCTCGAAGGTTTTAAGCTGTTTCCGGTAGAAGAGCATTTGGCTGCTCTCCATCAGGGCCAGTGGCCCAGCCCCACCGAGGATGTATACGGCTTCAAGCTGGTGGTGCGCTTAAAGCAAACTGGCAAGGTCAAAAAGTATCTGTTGCCGTATACCGATATTGTGTTTGAGTTTATCGATTACCCGGGCGAGTGGTTAACCGACCTGCCCTTGTTAAACCGCACCTTTAACCAATGGTCAGACTCCTCCTGGGCCCAGCAAATGAATCGGCCTCAGCGAGATTATGCCAATGACTGGCACCAGCTGGTGGAAGAGTTTGATTTTGATATCGCCCCTGACGAAACCAGCGTCGCCTCGTTGGTAAGCACGTACCGGGCGTATTTGCAGCATGCCAAAGCTAATGGCATTACCTTGTTGCAACCGGGCAGCTTTTTATTGGGGACAATAGTTACGACTGGCAAACCAAAGGCTTTACGCCTTTACCCTCCAGTGTCAGCAGTGATATCACCAACCCCTGGACCCAATTATTCACTGACCATTTTCAGCATTTTCAACAGCAGTGGCTAAAACCGTTACAGCAGAAAACCTTTCGTCAGGCCGACAAACAGATTATTTTGATCGATCTGTTTGAGGGGCTTAACCACAGCAAACAGCATTTGTATCAGCTTAAAGAAACCCTGAGTCATCTGGCAGAAACCTTTTCTTATGGCGATGATTCGTGGATGGCACGGCATGTACTGCGCCAAAACAGCATCAGTAAGGTGGCCTTTGTGGCAGGTAAAGCCGATCTGATTCCCCCGGCTCATCGTGATTCGTTACTGAACTTACTCCAGCAAATCACCGCCGGCGCAGTGGCCCGTTTTCACAATAAGCCGGTACAGTTCGAGCATTTTCTGGTAAGTGCGATTCAGGCTACCGACCCGGGCAGTAACCCCAACAGTCTGCGCTACCTGGATGCCGACGGGCGGTATCTGGAAGCGGAGTTTGAGCCGCTACCCGACACCCTGGCGCAAATGTCAGCAAATGAACACTTTCCGGTATTGCCGGCCCGGGTACCAGAGGACTATCTGCCACGCATGCTCAATGGCCGCGGTCTGGATAGATTGTTTCAGTTTTTATTGGGTAAAGAATAATGAGTGAATCTACACCAGGGTATCGCGCCCGGGTTCAACAACGCGAAATCAGTGATGCACCCCCAAAGCAGGCTATGCCGCAAAAAGTCGAAACCAGCGACTGGCAGGCGCCGTCTTCGGCCCGTATCTCTTTATTCACCACTACCTTGCTGCTGGGGATCCTGACCTTTGTGATGTTTTCGGTGGTTCAGGCCACCAGTTATCTGTTGGCGCAGTTTGACTCAGCGCCGGTGATCGCCGTGATGCTGGGCGTCTTACTGGGGCTGTTCACCGTGTGTCTGACCTGGCTGTGTCTGCGCGAATGGCGAGGCTTTCGGGCGGTCAACCAGCATTTGAATGAGCATCTGAACTTGCCGGCTTTGGCTGAAAAGAGTCCACAAACGGTGCAAAAAACATTGCAGCGCCATGCCGGTACCTTTGCCAAACATAGCTTTGCGGCACACCAGTATCGCCAGTATGTGCATACCTGCAGTGAAGATATGAGCGCGGCAGAGCGGGTGCGGTTGTATGAACGGATGGTGGCTACGCCGGTGAATGACAAAGCGCGGGCGGTGGTGAAAAGTGAATCGCTGACCAGTGGCAGTCTGGTGTTTGTCAGCCCCAATCATCTGATTCAGACCTTTGCCATTGTTTGGATCAGCCTGCGTACCATTCGGCGGGTGGCGCAGGTATATGGCCTGCGCCCGGCCACCGCCGGTAACTGGAAGCTATTAACGATTGTGGCCCAGAATCTGGCCGCCCAAAGTATTTTTGATTTGACCACGGATGAAATTGCCAATCAGATCAGTGGCTCGCTGACCGCACGCTTTGTGGAAAATTCAGCCGAAGCGGTGGCCGCCGGCGCATTAAATGTGCGTTTGGGCAAAGCCCTTATCCGGCTATTAAACTAAAGGGCTTTTTTGGTGGGCATAACCACGTTCGCAAAAATCAGCCCGCCTACCAGCGACATAAAAATCAAAAATACCTCCTGGCCGATATGCTGAGCCTGCACAAAATTCTTGCCTGAAATAAAGGTATTCAGGCCGATATAGGTTTTGGAGCCCGGCACCAGCACAATCAGGCCATGCATACTGACAATGGTGGCCGGTTGATTGGCAATCCGGGTGAACAGGTTGGCAAATATCCCCAGGGCGAAAGCCCCGGCAAAGGTGGCCATAGACTGTTCCATAAAAAGTGAGGTACCCACCGTGGTACCATACGACACAAAAGCGGCGGCGATGGCCCACAGCATGTGCTTAGGTCGGGTCCGAAAAATCGCCAGCAACGCAATACTCAGCAGCAATACCGCCAGCCAGGTTGCCCAGTAAGGGAGCGAGGCAGACGGTTCATACTGGTTTTCGCCCAGCAGAAAAAAGCCCAGGGAAATTCCCAGAAAGGCACCAAAGTACAGTTTGAACAACTGCATCAGCGCATCCATGATCCGGGCGGTACCCGACACCATATTGCGGGAAGATAATTCTGCCAGCCCCATGGTGATGGCCAGGCCCGGCACCAGAATAATGACCGAGGACAACACAATCAGTGGAATATTGATGCCGGGATCAAAATAGCGGCTGACCACACACGCCAGTAAGCCTGAGGCAAACGCCGTTACCGGCTCCAGCATCAGGTTCACGCGTTTGCTACGGGTGGCCCATAAGGCCCATAAATACACCACTAAACCCAGCAGTCCGGTCCAGATAACCTCGTTGAAACTGGCGCCCATGAGCATCGCAAAAGACCCGGTAGCCAGCCCAAAGGCGGCCAGTGTAGTACGATGAGAATAGGGACTTTGCATCGCATCAATTTCATCCAGCCGCTGGTCGGCTTCGCTGAGACTAAGCTCACCGCCCAGCAGTTTAATGGCCAGTTCATCGGTGAGTGACAAGGCATTTAAGTCCAGATCGCCCGGCAACATGCGGGCAGCAGAATTGTATTCTTCTTCGTGACGGTCGCTCCACAGGACAAAGGTGAGCGAGGTTGGGGTCGAGATAAACGCTGAGCGCACGCCTAAATAGGTGGCCACTTCGGTAAGATAGGCCTCCAGCCGAAACGCCGGCGTACCATAGCGGTGCAACATCTTGCCCAGCTTCACAATAAACTTACGGATCTGAATAAATTCGCGGGTATCCACGGCCTGGCAACCTTTATAAGCCCTGTATTTGAGAGCGATTAAAAAACAAGCGGATTGTAGGGGATTACACGCCAGGCGCAAAACACTTTTTCAGTTATTTTGAATAAGAAAAGCTAATCATTTAATAAAGCATTAATCGTGTTCTGCGCCTTGCCCTTATATCAGCGGTATAGCAGCAAGCTACTGATGTTCTTCAGGAAGCTGGTGAGCTGCTTTTTTCTCTGCCTTTTTTAGCATTATGGGGGCAATTACCCCATGCACCACAATAGATAATAAGATAGTAAACATCACGGCCGACCACAACGCCGTGGTGTCCCCAAACTCGCCGTGATTTTCGCCATAGGTAAGATAATACAGGGAGCCGACGCCCCTTACGCCTAAAAACGCCATGGTCAGTTTACCAAAAAACGGCAGCTTGCAGCCGGCCAGGCCGATTAGTCCCGCCACCGGCCGAATTAAAAACACTACCACCACGCCCAGCAGGGCACCCGACCATGTCAGGGCATCCAATATACCATTAGCCAGATAGGCGCCCAGGATCAGCAGAAAAATCACCAGCATCACCCGTTCAATCTGCTCCATAAAATGGTGAGAGAACGCATGATATTCGTCCCCCGGCTGGGCCTGTTTGGCCATCACTGCCGATACGAAAACCGCCAGAAAACCATAACCATGAATGAGCTCAGCCAGGGCGTAGGCGCAAAATAATGCTCCCAGGGCCACGACCCCTTCACTGGAATAGGACATGGGATGCTTGTCGGATAACCCCGGGGCCTTGACCCGGGCCAGGTAAGTGAAGACATACCAGCCGCCCAGTTTACCAATAACCAGGCCTGCGACTACCCCGGCGGTTACCCGCCATAGTAAATCTTCCAACGCCCACTGCATCGTCCAGTCGCCAATCGCCGAAACGCCGATGGCGGCGATAGCCAGATGCACAAACGGGAACGCCAGACCATCATTGGCACCGGCTTCAACGGTGAGATTAAAGCGGATATCGTGGCGTTCTTTAGTTTCCCCTGGCGGTCCCACCTGGACCGTGCTGGCCAGGACCGGATCGGTGGGGCTTAACACCGCCCCAGCAGCAAGGCCGAGGCCACGGTCAAGCCCATGACATACCAGCCGAATAATGCCACCAGCGCAATACTCAGCGGCATGGTGATCAGCAACAGCGGCCACACCTGATTCCAGCAGCGCCATGATAGCGGCCGGTCGATGGCAATGCCGGCGGCGCTTAAAGAGGCAATCACCAAAAACTCGGTAAGATACTCAGCGGCTATGGCGTGGGCTTCATTATTGGCCAGGTCAATGCTTGGCAGATTTATTGGCAGGCTAAAAACACCCCAGCCAATGAAGATAAAGACCAGCGGAAAAGGGATAAGGGTGTTCGCCAGACGTCGCTGCACGGCTACCGCCGCGACCAGACTCACTCCAATTAGCAGGTATAAAAAAATTCTGCTTTCTGCCATGCATCATGCCCCGGTCAAATATTAATAAAAGCTCATCATTTTCGATGTGTTATATGTTTACCGGTACAGCCTGCTTATAGTTTACCCCTGGGCCAAAATTTCATGGTTAAGGCTTACTTTCGAAAGCCGGCCAATCACCATTTTCAGACCTTCGGCGGCGGGTGAAGTTTCGAAGGGGCGGGTCACCGATAGGGCGAGTCGGGATTGATTTCAAGCTGGTCCCGGTGACCACCATGAACTAAAAAACAAAACAGGCCGCAGGAAAGATCTTGCGGCCTGTTGGCGGAGTTATGCCTGCAGTCATAAACTGAAGTATCAGGAGTGACTCACCCCGGCGTTTCAGACATGTACCATGCCTTGTTTATAAAATGCCAGCGCTTTGGTGTTATCGTGCTGACGCTCGCTAATCTGCGCCAGTAATAGCAGATCTTCGCGGGTTTCTTTTAATTTTACCGCTTTTAGCAGCGCCCGCTCTGCCAGATTTAAATCGTTGGCGTTGTAGGCCACATGGCCCAGCAGTGAATAATACTGCCGATTGGTGTCATCCTGTTTTATCCATTTTTCCAATAAGGCAATGGCGGACGCCGGATTGGGCATGCGCAGCGCTTTGAAAAAGGGCATTAACGAGGCTTCCGGGCCATGTTTTTGCCACTCTACCAGACATTCTTCTGCATCCTGATGCATGCCTTGTTCAATCAGCTGTTCAACATAGGCAGCCCGAAAGGCTTCATCATTACGCTTTTTACGGGGCAGTTCGGCCCAGTATTGTTTCAGCGCATTGGCCCCTTGTTTACTGGCCAGTTCAGAAAACTTGCCTTTTGCGGCCCGCTGCGCCAGTGGCACCGCGTCTTTTTTCAAAGTTTTACGCCACTGGGGTAACTGGGTCTGAATGGTTTGCCACTGACCGGCCTGGGCTAAACAATCGGCTTTAAGCTGAACCACACTTTTCTCCGCCGCCTGTTTTTCATTAAGTTTATCCAGCACTGCCAGCGCCGCTTCTGGATTGCCTTCGCCGCGCAGCATACGAGCTTGCTGAACCCGCGCGGCCACCGCGCAATGTTCATAATCACTGGCATGATCCAGCAATTCGCTGGCCCGCTTGGGTTCACCCAGCTCAAACGCTACCTGGGCTGCCAGCAATAGATTGGCCCCATCAAAATCGCCATCCAGAGATTGCTCAAAGGCTTTATGTGCCTGCGCCAGTTCGCCCTGAGCATAAGCCTGGACCCCGCGATAAAAGCTACGCTGGCGTTTTTTGCGGCTCAGGCGGCCAAACCACTGCCGCGAACCGGTCAGCCAGCCTTTTATGACACCGACAATTTTCAGTAAGACCCACAGCAGCAGGATCGCCACCAGCAGTGAAATGGCCAGGCTCACGACCGTCATCTCAATTACAAGTGAGCCCATGGAGATTAGCACATAGCCTTTATCCCCAACGACTTGCGGCGCTACAATCAGAGCTGCCAGCAACGCGATTATGAGTCCAGCGATAATTACTAAACGTCTCATGAGGCACGGTCTCCGCGTCCAAAGGCGCTATCGACGCGTTTGTCGAGCAAGCGCTGTAACGGATCGGCGCTTTGTAACGCCTCTGGCAGCTGCTGGCTAACATCGGTTTCCAGCAGGTTCTGCACGCTGTTGATAAACCCTTTTACCGCTGCATCTTCAATATCATATTGATTAATAAGCAGTTGCAATGCATTTTGCAAAGACTGCTCATAGAGCTTGGATTGGGCAGCAATCGCCGCTGATTGCGCCTGCATCAGTTGCAGTTTCAATTGTTCGCGGTTCAGCCATTGCTCCTGTTTGCTCATCACGGGTTCTACCGGGGTATCGGTGCGTTCTACCGAAATAAAGTCATCCACAATGTTACGCCACACCTGTTTGAGGTTTTGCTGCCAGTCGGCCGGCGACTCTGATAATTCGCTGGATTGCTGGGCCGCAGGTTTTTCAAAGGTGTCCAGCGGCAGGTTGTTTACCTGACTGAGCATCCCCGAGACCGCCAGGGCCACCGAGGTGCGTGAAACCGGATTAATCTGGCGCAGGGTCTGGATGTCTTTGGCAATCAATTCACGTACCGGCAGCACCGAAGGATCAGCCAGCTCACTCAAACGCGTATCTGCATTTTTAAGCAGCATCAGCGCGGTACGGATGTCTTTTTCAAGCCAGACTTTTCGGCCTGCCATGCGCACCAGATAGTCGGCTTCGGCCAACAGCCAGTCGGCCGGGCGCTTGCCTTCCATGTTGCTGATTTCAGCCAGAGCCTGATCACTTTGGCGAGCAATTGCCTCGGTTTTATCGGCCAACTGGCTGACGGTGGCCGCCAGCTGCTCTTTGCTTTGCTGCAGCTGCAGCAGCTGCTCACGCAATTGCTGATTTTGCTGTTCTACACTACCCAGCTGTGCAATTTGCTGTTGCTGTTTCTTCGCCAGATCAGTGCGCTGCGTGCCTTGCTGTTGCCAGTACCAGTAACCCGCCCCGGCAAGGGCGATGACCAGCAACAAGGTGATGATAACCACCACCCACAAAAATTTTGAAGATGATCTGTTGGTCTGCCTGACCCGGGTCTTATTGCCCGGCTCAGGGGCAGGCGCTTTTTCGGTGCGACCGCCGCTGGTTTCCTCGGTGCGCGCTTTGGGCGTGGCTGCTTTTGCCGATGCCGATTTGCCGGCTGCTTTTTCAGGGGTCTTTTCGCCCTGGGATTTGTTTTCGTTATCCGCCATATTCACTCCCAATTATCCTTTATCCACTGGCCCAGTTGTGTGTCGCTGGCACCCGCGGCAACCTCTACATCCGTGACTCCGTAGCTACGAATCACATCCGCCACCCGAGTACTGACGGTGAGCCAGCGCTGGCGGGTAAGCTCGGTATTGTTTAACCGGTCAAACAACTGCCGGGTCATCTCTTCGCTGGTGGCGATAATGCCTTTTACGTCAGACCACTGCCAATAGTTTGTTTGCCGGAATACCGACGGGATCACCCGCTGATAGACCGGCATAGGCAGCACCGAAGCGCCACGTTCCATTAGCGTGTCGGCTAAAGTGGTTCGACCAGCCTTACCTTTAATAATAACCACTTGGCGCTGATTTGCATCTATTAACTGCGGCAATGCCAATAATCCTTCCGAGGTAGGCTGCTCCGGTACCTCCGCTGCAATGCCATGCTTAGCCAGCGCCTGGGCCGTGCCTTTTCCGACCGCCAGCACTGGCACAGTGACCGCGGCTGACAGCGCCGAGGCGCAGGCTTCAACCGCAAACTGGCTGGTGAAAATCAGGATATCGGCGCTGTGCTGTTTGAGCATTAACGCCAGTTTATCGTCTGCCCCTTTCATAAAGGCAATATCATTGAGGCCTAACACACTGACTTTAATGCCCAGTGCATCAAAGGCCTGCTGACTTTTTTCCAGATTAGGCGCCGGGCGCGTCAATAAATACATAATTACTGATACAGCGCCTTAAGAATTTCACCTGCCCCTTGTTCAAGCAGCGCTT harbors:
- a CDS encoding glucoamylase family protein — protein: MKKIITIALTWALACWVQAQSQFLLTGYDSHIELEWERLHAANSTYLVEASVDGKNWETRFVTEDTRVLDFVRDIADNVSLQYRLKRQQEEGGRILLAEGSARIRDFSDDELMEMVQKYTFRYFWEYAEPNTGWARERKPRLPNVDIVTTGGTGFGIASIITAAQRGWVSREQAVARMAKIVDTLDGFERFHGMWAHWYDAKTGEVFNFSAFDDGGDVVESAFMAQGMLTARQYFNADTAAETRLRATITRLWEEMEWDWYTQNENVLYWHWSKNYDWIMDHKITGYNESLIAYILAASSPTHPIRPEVYHEGWASWDANTFRNYEDYYGMALPLGQRATKGGPLFFAHYSFMGLDPRGLRDQYANYWEQNKRHTLINRAYCIDNPYGWAGYSEELWGLSAGDMVPAGYTAHAPGAQRDHGTIQPTAALSSMPYTPDESMKVLRNLYRNHGKYLFGEMGFYDGLNLSFSSAAEEQVRYTYLAIDQGPIVGMIENHRSGLLWQAFMANTEILDGLTRLGFSIDQRHQAELLSQNQAQNAATE
- a CDS encoding YcjX family protein; translation: MIHQWFTPAQHNHWADWFLKERHRFTITGLSRSGKSMLFTSLMTMLKFRSEGKYDCLPLLEHLPMELVEHMWVEPLEGFKLFPVEEHLAALHQGQWPSPTEDVYGFKLVVRLKQTGKVKKYLLPYTDIVFEFIDYPGEWLTDLPLLNRTFNQWSDSSWAQQMNRPQRDYANDWHQLVEEFDFDIAPDETSVASLVSTYRAYLQHAKANGITLLQPGSFLLGTIVTTGKPKALRLYPPVSAVISPTPGPNYSLTIFSIFNSSG
- a CDS encoding DUF697 domain-containing protein, producing the protein MSESTPGYRARVQQREISDAPPKQAMPQKVETSDWQAPSSARISLFTTTLLLGILTFVMFSVVQATSYLLAQFDSAPVIAVMLGVLLGLFTVCLTWLCLREWRGFRAVNQHLNEHLNLPALAEKSPQTVQKTLQRHAGTFAKHSFAAHQYRQYVHTCSEDMSAAERVRLYERMVATPVNDKARAVVKSESLTSGSLVFVSPNHLIQTFAIVWISLRTIRRVAQVYGLRPATAGNWKLLTIVAQNLAAQSIFDLTTDEIANQISGSLTARFVENSAEAVAAGALNVRLGKALIRLLN
- a CDS encoding TonB-dependent receptor; amino-acid sequence: MKSGYVWFKKHRVALAMALLAGPSFSVMAQIEGATLRGEYTDTSSSPQGVVVIARDKERGYVRKTTTREDGSYVLVGLKPGTYTVTVKDEVESITLRIGQTAELDFGGDPSAPSSIEHITVSGSRIQNYVGGEVGTNITPEMLKRLPQNNRNFLAFADLAPGVQVNTGADGSVSLRGGAQHQRNVNVFLDGVSQKDYVLKGGVTGQDSSRGNPFPQSAIGEYKVITQNYKAEYDQVGSTAITAVSRSGTNTFEGEVFVDYTDEGLREAEPNEINGKSRSMIRHTGVTFAGPIIQDRLHFIAAFERKTIDQPFDVNGGNGIDFVTLPAAYEEYLGRFTSGFEEDLFFGKIDWQINQDQALELSAKVRDEADDSGFGGANTRAYGVSREVQDERFHIKHTYIQDQWQNELRLTYEDSSWSPRAITPEPGILLQTAQQESILNLGGNGDFQDKGQRGWGIQNDFTWLDLEWHGYHVVKVGFKYKNIELRTLQQQPLTPQYKYNVEFNGQGTFEPVQPYEVRWGVPAANSAGGAITADTRQFGIYLQDDWEVTQRLTLNIGVRWDYEETPSYKDYETPPELVSALRNWPNIDNANYDIENYISTGSERDYFTGAWQPRLGFSYILDEAEDHMLFGGVGRSYDRNQFDFLQLERSAGSFASVSYLFAGDPDNPCDLSAANCVAWDPAYLTQEGLDNLISSVDVKGERFLLNNDLDVPYSDQFSLGIRSFFGDWSTEVSIAHIKSKNGFNWVLGNRRENGQFFEDDKNWGSPWAFGVPGWGNLLLAVNEGETKANNVYVKLNRAFKDGWSFNLAYTFTDAQENRVYSEVFALDYASVSDYGWSDATGVSDHRVVVSGSYDLPWNIVATGKFTWSSPRTYQNLVCVDDACAYQRTQPRDSDYHRFDLALSKNFASEFLLKDSAFWVRLDVQNLFNTTNYHDFYLNPAEANYQQANLNSSTQGGKRQLKLSAGWEF
- a CDS encoding YcjX family protein → MTNPWTQLFTDHFQHFQQQWLKPLQQKTFRQADKQIILIDLFEGLNHSKQHLYQLKETLSHLAETFSYGDDSWMARHVLRQNSISKVAFVAGKADLIPPAHRDSLLNLLQQITAGAVARFHNKPVQFEHFLVSAIQATDPGSNPNSLRYLDADGRYLEAEFEPLPDTLAQMSANEHFPVLPARVPEDYLPRMLNGRGLDRLFQFLLGKE